Proteins from a single region of Ananas comosus cultivar F153 linkage group 3, ASM154086v1, whole genome shotgun sequence:
- the LOC109707266 gene encoding probable purine permease 11 isoform X1, producing MLKMDHPKEIQLNVTGAVSAQGSLSPKDPTASNYRLPSNPTPTNPIFQQSWKWWLMVAVEVVWVLAGQTVATLLGRLYFNEGGNSKWTATLVQSAGAPLLLVPLCLSRYFTKASPLARPPLHKLAIVYISIGLLIGGDNLMYSYGLLYLPVSTYSLICATQLAFNAIFSYFLNSQKFTILIFNSVVLLTFSAALLGVGSDSSGSPGEKYAVGFVVTLGASGTFSLILSLMQLSFEKVIKMETYLVVLEMQMCTNVVAAVVSVVGLFGSGEWRTLGQEMDNYQKGKVSYLMTLIWTAISWQVSSVGMLGLIFAVSSLFSNVVSTVALPLVPIFAVIFFHDKMDGVKVVAMLIAVWGFLSYIYQHYLDDLRAKKLAKKSSGRATNGSVTSP from the exons ATGCTAAAGATGGATCATCCCAAAGAAATTCAGCTTAATGTTACAG GTGCTGTTTCAGCTCAAGGCTCCCTCTCCCCCAAAGATCCAACCGCCAGTAACTACCGCTTACCTTCAAATCCAACCCCAACAAATCCCATCTTCCAGCAAAGCTGGAAATGGTGGCTCATGGTCGCCGTCGAAGTCGTATGGGTGCTTGCCGGCCAGACCGTCGCCACCCTCCTCGGCCGCCTCTACTTCAACGAAGGCGGCAACAGCAAGTGGACGGCCACCCTCGTCCAATCTGCTGGAGCCCCTCTCCTCCTCGTCCCCCTCTGCCTTTCTCGCTACTTCACTAAAGCTTCGCCCCTCGCCCGACCACCGCTACACAAACTCGCCATTGTTTACATTTCCATCGGCCTTCTCATAGGCGGCGATAACTTGATGTACTCCTACGGCCTCCTATACCTCCCGGTCTCAACCTACTCCCTCATCTGCGCAACTCAACTTGCGTTCAATGCAATCTTCTCCTACTTTCTGAACTCGCAGAAGTTCACTATTTTGATATTCAACTCTGTCGTCCTCCTGACCTTTTCCGCAGCCCTCCTCGGGGTCGGCTCCGACTCCAGTGGTTCACCGGGAGAAAAGTATGCAGTAGGGTTCGTGGTCACCCTTGGCGCCTCAGGCACCTTCTCTCTCATCCTTTCCTTGATGCAGCTCAGCTTCGAGAAGGTGATAAAGATGGAGACTTATCTCGTCGTGCTGGAGATGCAGATGTGCACGAATGTCGTGGCGGCTGTTGTTTCGGTGGTGGGGCTCTTCGGCAGCGGAGAGTGGAGGACCTTAGGGCAAGAGATGGACAACTATCAGAAAGGGAAGGTTTCTTATCTAATGACATTGATATGGACAGCAATAAGTTGGCAGGTGTCTTCTGTGGGGATGTTGGGGTTGATCTTTGCGGTGTCGTCGCTGTTCTCTAATGTCGTGAGCACGGTGGCGCTTCCGTTGGTGCCGATCTTTGCAGTGATCTTCTTCCATGATAAGATGGATGGGGTGAAGGTGGTGGCCATGCTGATTGCCGTATGGGGTTTCCTTTCCTATATCTATCAACATTATCTTGACGATCTGAGAGCCAAGAAGCTTGCAAAGAAAAGCAGTGGGAGGGCAACCAATGGGTCTGTCACTTCACCATGA
- the LOC109707009 gene encoding uncharacterized protein LOC109707009 isoform X1 has protein sequence MSSAAKKRAKRATPRGPSRSPVGILPEPSLALFPSKAELLKLVAIVAIAASVAVACNYAAALFNRRPKPFCDSGRDPLDPVPDFCERCPDHGQCHNGKLECLHGYKKHGRICIEDRMINQTAKKLAELLERIVCGSYARVLCGEAGKYWFQEEDIRKIIDEEMIKEFTGLKDDGLEFAKSKAMEFADSFLEARVIFNGNKEFKCPELLAELHKPLSCCIRQWIYRNIFLVVTVFVLLAGLLYFLWTMRQRRALSNRAEQLYQQVCEILEDTAMRIKMEKQEGESWVVASWLRDHLLLPRERKDTILWKKVEELILEDSRIDQYPKLIKGESKIVLEWQADGSLSSNIKRMGLVDKAKASGRTTISSDHGMRSVLGEPQVT, from the exons ATGTCCTCCGCCGCGAAGAAGCGGGCGAAGAGGGCAACGCCGCGAGGCCCTTCTCGGTCCCCGGTCGGGATCTTGCCGGAGCCCTCGCTCGCTCTCTTCCCCTCCAAGGCGGAGCTTCTCAAGCTTGTCGCCATCGTCGCCATCGCCGCCTCCGTCGCAGTCGCCTGCAACTACGCCGCCGCCCTCTTCAACCGCCGTCCGAAGCCCTTCTGCGACAGCGGTCGCGATCCTCTCGATCCCGTCCCGG ATTTTTGTGAACGTTGCCCTGATCACGGTCAATGTCATAATGGCAAGTTGGAATGTCTGCATGGCTATAAAAAGCATGGAAGGATTTGTATTGAAGATCGCATGATTAACCAAACAGCTAAGAAACTT GCTGAGTTACTTGAGCGAATTGTATGTGGTTCATATGCTAGAGTTTTATGCGGTGAAGCTGGAAAATACTGG TTTCAAGAGGAGGATATTAGGAAGATAATTGATGAAGAAATGATCAAGGAATTTACTGGCTTAAAAGATGATGGCTTAGAATTTGCAAAGAGTAAGGCAATGGAATTTGCAGATAGCTTCTTAGAAGCCAGGGTGATTTTTAATGG AAATAAAGAGTTTAAATGCCCTGAGTTGCTAGCAGAACTCCATAAGCCCCTCAGTTGTTGTATTCGTCAATGGATATACAGAAACATTTTTCTCGTTGTGACGGTTTTTGTTCTG CTTGCAGGGTTGCTATATTTTTTGTGGACCATGCGTCAGAGACGAGCTCTTTCAAACAGAGCTGAACAACTGTATCAACAG GTATGTGAAATTCTTGAAGATACTGCCATGAGGATTAAGATGGAAAAGCAGGAAGGTGAATCTTGGGTGGTAGCCTCTTGGTTAAGGGACCATCTGTTACTTCCAAGAGAAAGGAAGGACACTATATTATGGAAGAAG GTCGAAGAATTGATACTTGAAGATTCTCGCATTGATCAATATCCTAAGCTGATCAAGGGAGAGTCGAAAATCGTTTTGGAGTGGCAAG CTGATGGCTCGCTCAGTTCAAATATCAAAAGGATGGGATTGGTTGATAAGGCAAAAGCCAGTGGCCGAACGACCATATCTTCTGATCATGGAATGAGATCTGTTCTTGGTGAACCGCAAGTTACATAG
- the LOC109707267 gene encoding uncharacterized protein LOC109707267 isoform X2, translating to MATNVRWLHLLPLIPPRHHHHLLLLRRRPPPPLAVRAFRRSDVDGFVRRVASGEALRDAWRRANDGFELLAFEARVAAQRLDRRFALSRRFDSAARAAAARAREVDAELGIGRRWRSFSVDFSRNWPRYRKELNDFAETPLGRGLVTIFFLWFALSGWLFRFFILATWVLPFAAPLLIGTFANNFAIEGTCPACKRRFVGYRNQVIRCMSCQNIVWQPKDSSRGSGGGSSGNSSPDIINIEIEEK from the exons ATGGCGACGAACGTGCGGTGGCTTCATCTCCTTCCTCTTATTCCCCCTcgtcaccaccaccacctcctcctcctccgccgccgccctccgccgccgctcgccGTGCGCGCCTTCCGCCGTAGCGACGTCGACGGCTTCGTGCGGCGCGTCGCCTCCGGGGAGGCGCTCCGCGACGCGTGGCGCCGCGCGAACGACGGATTCGAGCTTCTCGCCTTCGAGGCGCGCGTCGCCGCGCAGCGCCTCGACCGCCGCTTCGCCCTCTCCCGCCGATTCGACTccgccgcgcgcgccgccgccgcccgcgcccGGGAGGTCGACGCCGAGCTCGGCATCGGCCGCCGGTGGCGATCCTTCTCCGTCGATTTCTCTCGCAATTGGCCTAGG TACCGGAAAGAGCTGAATGATTTTGCGGAAACGCCATTGGGGAGAGGTTTAGTT ACAATCTTTTTCCTCTGGTTTGCACTATCTGGGTGGCTTTTTAGGTTCTTCATATTGGCTACATGGGTGCTGCCGTTTGCTGCACCTCTTCTTATCGGGACATTTGCCAACAATTTTGCTATCGAG GGAACGTGTCCGGCTTGTAAAAGGCGGTTTGTGGGTTACCGCAACCAGGTGATTCGATGCATGAGCTGCCAAAACATTGTTTGGCAACCGAAGGACAGCTCCAGAGGAAGTGGCGGTGGTTCCTCTGGAAACTCATCCCCAGACATTATCAACATTGAGATCGAGGAGAAATGA
- the LOC109707267 gene encoding uncharacterized protein LOC109707267 isoform X1 produces the protein MATNVRWLHLLPLIPPRHHHHLLLLRRRPPPPLAVRAFRRSDVDGFVRRVASGEALRDAWRRANDGFELLAFEARVAAQRLDRRFALSRRFDSAARAAAARAREVDAELGIGRRWRSFSVDFSRNWPRYRKELNDFAETPLGRGLVTIFFLWFALSGWLFRFFILATWVLPFAAPLLIGTFANNFAIEGTCPACKRRFVGYRNQVIRCMSCQNIVWQPKDSSRGSGGGSSGNSSPDIIDIEIEEK, from the exons ATGGCGACGAACGTGCGGTGGCTTCATCTCCTTCCTCTTATTCCCCCTcgtcaccaccaccacctcctcctcctccgccgccgccctccgccgccgctcgccGTGCGCGCCTTCCGCCGTAGCGACGTCGACGGCTTCGTGCGGCGCGTCGCCTCCGGGGAGGCGCTCCGCGACGCGTGGCGCCGCGCGAACGACGGATTCGAGCTTCTCGCCTTCGAGGCGCGCGTCGCCGCGCAGCGCCTCGACCGCCGCTTCGCCCTCTCCCGCCGATTCGACTccgccgcgcgcgccgccgccgcccgcgcccGGGAGGTCGACGCCGAGCTCGGCATCGGCCGCCGGTGGCGATCCTTCTCCGTCGATTTCTCTCGCAATTGGCCTAGG TACCGGAAAGAGCTGAATGATTTTGCGGAAACGCCATTGGGGAGAGGTTTAGTT ACAATCTTTTTCCTCTGGTTTGCACTATCTGGGTGGCTTTTTAGGTTCTTCATATTGGCTACATGGGTGCTGCCGTTTGCTGCACCTCTTCTTATCGGGACATTTGCCAACAATTTTGCTATCGAG GGAACGTGTCCAGCTTGTAAAAGGCGGTTTGTGGGTTACCGCAACCAGGTGATTCGATGCATGAGCTGCCAAAACATTGTTTGGCAACCGAAGGACAGCTCCAGAGGAAGTGGCGGTGGTTCCTCTGGAAACTCATCCCCAGACATTATCGACATTGAGATCGAGGAGAAATGA
- the LOC109707009 gene encoding uncharacterized protein LOC109707009 isoform X2 produces MSSAAKKRAKRATPRGPSRSPVGILPEPSLALFPSKAELLKLVAIVAIAASVAVACNYAAALFNRRPKPFCDSGRDPLDPVPDFCERCPDHGQCHNGKLECLHGYKKHGRICIEDRMINQTAELLERIVCGSYARVLCGEAGKYWFQEEDIRKIIDEEMIKEFTGLKDDGLEFAKSKAMEFADSFLEARVIFNGNKEFKCPELLAELHKPLSCCIRQWIYRNIFLVVTVFVLLAGLLYFLWTMRQRRALSNRAEQLYQQVCEILEDTAMRIKMEKQEGESWVVASWLRDHLLLPRERKDTILWKKVEELILEDSRIDQYPKLIKGESKIVLEWQADGSLSSNIKRMGLVDKAKASGRTTISSDHGMRSVLGEPQVT; encoded by the exons ATGTCCTCCGCCGCGAAGAAGCGGGCGAAGAGGGCAACGCCGCGAGGCCCTTCTCGGTCCCCGGTCGGGATCTTGCCGGAGCCCTCGCTCGCTCTCTTCCCCTCCAAGGCGGAGCTTCTCAAGCTTGTCGCCATCGTCGCCATCGCCGCCTCCGTCGCAGTCGCCTGCAACTACGCCGCCGCCCTCTTCAACCGCCGTCCGAAGCCCTTCTGCGACAGCGGTCGCGATCCTCTCGATCCCGTCCCGG ATTTTTGTGAACGTTGCCCTGATCACGGTCAATGTCATAATGGCAAGTTGGAATGTCTGCATGGCTATAAAAAGCATGGAAGGATTTGTATTGAAGATCGCATGATTAACCAAACA GCTGAGTTACTTGAGCGAATTGTATGTGGTTCATATGCTAGAGTTTTATGCGGTGAAGCTGGAAAATACTGG TTTCAAGAGGAGGATATTAGGAAGATAATTGATGAAGAAATGATCAAGGAATTTACTGGCTTAAAAGATGATGGCTTAGAATTTGCAAAGAGTAAGGCAATGGAATTTGCAGATAGCTTCTTAGAAGCCAGGGTGATTTTTAATGG AAATAAAGAGTTTAAATGCCCTGAGTTGCTAGCAGAACTCCATAAGCCCCTCAGTTGTTGTATTCGTCAATGGATATACAGAAACATTTTTCTCGTTGTGACGGTTTTTGTTCTG CTTGCAGGGTTGCTATATTTTTTGTGGACCATGCGTCAGAGACGAGCTCTTTCAAACAGAGCTGAACAACTGTATCAACAG GTATGTGAAATTCTTGAAGATACTGCCATGAGGATTAAGATGGAAAAGCAGGAAGGTGAATCTTGGGTGGTAGCCTCTTGGTTAAGGGACCATCTGTTACTTCCAAGAGAAAGGAAGGACACTATATTATGGAAGAAG GTCGAAGAATTGATACTTGAAGATTCTCGCATTGATCAATATCCTAAGCTGATCAAGGGAGAGTCGAAAATCGTTTTGGAGTGGCAAG CTGATGGCTCGCTCAGTTCAAATATCAAAAGGATGGGATTGGTTGATAAGGCAAAAGCCAGTGGCCGAACGACCATATCTTCTGATCATGGAATGAGATCTGTTCTTGGTGAACCGCAAGTTACATAG
- the LOC109707266 gene encoding probable purine permease 11 isoform X2, giving the protein MLKMDHPKEIQLNVTAQGSLSPKDPTASNYRLPSNPTPTNPIFQQSWKWWLMVAVEVVWVLAGQTVATLLGRLYFNEGGNSKWTATLVQSAGAPLLLVPLCLSRYFTKASPLARPPLHKLAIVYISIGLLIGGDNLMYSYGLLYLPVSTYSLICATQLAFNAIFSYFLNSQKFTILIFNSVVLLTFSAALLGVGSDSSGSPGEKYAVGFVVTLGASGTFSLILSLMQLSFEKVIKMETYLVVLEMQMCTNVVAAVVSVVGLFGSGEWRTLGQEMDNYQKGKVSYLMTLIWTAISWQVSSVGMLGLIFAVSSLFSNVVSTVALPLVPIFAVIFFHDKMDGVKVVAMLIAVWGFLSYIYQHYLDDLRAKKLAKKSSGRATNGSVTSP; this is encoded by the exons ATGCTAAAGATGGATCATCCCAAAGAAATTCAGCTTAATGTTACAG CTCAAGGCTCCCTCTCCCCCAAAGATCCAACCGCCAGTAACTACCGCTTACCTTCAAATCCAACCCCAACAAATCCCATCTTCCAGCAAAGCTGGAAATGGTGGCTCATGGTCGCCGTCGAAGTCGTATGGGTGCTTGCCGGCCAGACCGTCGCCACCCTCCTCGGCCGCCTCTACTTCAACGAAGGCGGCAACAGCAAGTGGACGGCCACCCTCGTCCAATCTGCTGGAGCCCCTCTCCTCCTCGTCCCCCTCTGCCTTTCTCGCTACTTCACTAAAGCTTCGCCCCTCGCCCGACCACCGCTACACAAACTCGCCATTGTTTACATTTCCATCGGCCTTCTCATAGGCGGCGATAACTTGATGTACTCCTACGGCCTCCTATACCTCCCGGTCTCAACCTACTCCCTCATCTGCGCAACTCAACTTGCGTTCAATGCAATCTTCTCCTACTTTCTGAACTCGCAGAAGTTCACTATTTTGATATTCAACTCTGTCGTCCTCCTGACCTTTTCCGCAGCCCTCCTCGGGGTCGGCTCCGACTCCAGTGGTTCACCGGGAGAAAAGTATGCAGTAGGGTTCGTGGTCACCCTTGGCGCCTCAGGCACCTTCTCTCTCATCCTTTCCTTGATGCAGCTCAGCTTCGAGAAGGTGATAAAGATGGAGACTTATCTCGTCGTGCTGGAGATGCAGATGTGCACGAATGTCGTGGCGGCTGTTGTTTCGGTGGTGGGGCTCTTCGGCAGCGGAGAGTGGAGGACCTTAGGGCAAGAGATGGACAACTATCAGAAAGGGAAGGTTTCTTATCTAATGACATTGATATGGACAGCAATAAGTTGGCAGGTGTCTTCTGTGGGGATGTTGGGGTTGATCTTTGCGGTGTCGTCGCTGTTCTCTAATGTCGTGAGCACGGTGGCGCTTCCGTTGGTGCCGATCTTTGCAGTGATCTTCTTCCATGATAAGATGGATGGGGTGAAGGTGGTGGCCATGCTGATTGCCGTATGGGGTTTCCTTTCCTATATCTATCAACATTATCTTGACGATCTGAGAGCCAAGAAGCTTGCAAAGAAAAGCAGTGGGAGGGCAACCAATGGGTCTGTCACTTCACCATGA